GTACAATACACGCAGGACCATGTAGATTAAATCTTCTTGCGTGACCAACCGAAGGTGTGGAGGCAGAGCAATAATTCGAATTATTCGAATCTTGGATTGATAAGAATCGAGAGCAGGTGAACATTGAGTGCCAATTGATAACACTTATACACGTTTGCGACAACCAAGTTGGTGTTTCCTGCGGTGCCTTCCTGGGCACTATAATCAAAGACAGTCGGATTAGTATTTACGGAAAATTGCAAGAAAAGTAATTATTAACGATTGTGAGATCAGTTTATTACAAAATGAGCCATTTAGTCATTAATAAAGCTTAAGAAGTACACTTATTCAACATCAACGTCATCTTCTTCTTGTTCGTGTTCGAACAAAACGGAATCATTCAGATCGCCATCAAAATCGTCGATTACACTGTTGTGCGGCTTCCTGCCGCGTTTTTTTGGGACGATACTTTTCAACAAGGTCTCGTAGTAAGCCTTGTTCGTGACGAAGGGCAGCAATTTCTGCAAGTCTTCCAATTTCTCGCTTGGAAGCGGCAAGGGTTCTGTGGCAATCGGGCCTGGTGTAGCCATTGACGCTCCTTCCTGTGCCATACGGAAGCATCGATATTGATCTTCATCGAAGGCGTACTTAAAGTGCACCAAGCCGGGCGAGGCAGAGCGGAATTCGAAGAAGCAAATATCTTTAAAGCAAAGCTTGTCGCCCTGGCTGTCCTTCTTTGGACGTTTGTAGACTTGCTTCAGTTCCTTCAAGGCGCGAAATTCTTCCTGTTTCATTTCAATCACGTTGAATGGGATTTTCCGGTTGATTGAGCCAATAAAAATAGCCCAATCTCTGGGAGTTTCTATTGAAACCGCGCACTTTTTCTTGGCTTTTTCTATCGACGCGTGAATGGAATCGCACTCCATGTGTGAATGCCCGCTAGTCATGAATTTATGACGAATTGTTATGTCTCGCCCCTCGGAACGACACTGTTCCACAAAATGTAGGAACGTACTGCAGACAAcataattcaaattttgcccGCCACAACGGTCCGAATAGAACGTAACCAACTTGATCTGTTCGTCCATGCTGCACAAGTCCATCAGAAGGCACGATGCTATTTCCTGCGACCCTCTTTTTGCAAGCGACTCGTCCCACATGTGACAATGCGCTGCGTTGACGCCGTTACAGGTCGAGAAAATTGTCAGGTTGAGCGTCCACAGCTGTCGCGAGTAGAAAGCGGTTCCGCACAGCAAATGTGGCGTTGCTAGACACTTCTGCAAATCAAAAGAGGCTGTCCGAATCTCGGGACTACCTTTCGCAGCCGCGACGTCCTTCTTCTTCTCTGCGTACGCTGCCGACGCCTTTCCCTGGTGCTCCTCGCGTTCATGCTGGACTTTCGCTGCTTCTGTTTCCGATGCTGCTAGTTTGAGCCGAATGGCCAGCTTGTCACACGTGTTGCAGGTGTCCATCTTGGGCTTTCTGAACGACAGTTTAAACTGTTTGAAAATTAGCCGGTACGAATTGTAATGGACTGCATCGAGACCCTGCTTCTTGCACTTCTGTATGTACAGATTATACATTTTAGCGATGTTCAGGTCGCAGCTTAGATACAGCTTCTCCGTTTTCGCACTGCTGTAATGTGACTTGTAGGCCGGGAAAGAATTGATGTGGGTCTTGATGAAGTTGATGTGCTCTTCGGGTATCTTCTTGTGGCAAGTATTGTTCTTCCGCAAGTCGTCAGCTGCAATTCCCAGGCCTGCCAGCTTCTTGTCTGCGATAATTCGGGATTTTTTGTCACCGATGTCGAACGTGGCTTCGAACATTAGTTTGCAGACTTTGGCGCGTCCTCCGTTACTTGGCAGGTAATATTGTCTAGTGAAAAGCCTCCTGGAATTGACGACCTAAAAATATGTATAATTAGAAATACGTTTAGCGAAGTAGATTAAATTACAACTACCTGTGGGTGTCGTGTGACGTCGATATCCATGTAAGAAGAAAGCAACTGATTTTGTCCCGACAGAGTTAACTCCAGGAAGCGCTTCAAAATCATTTCCCGCGCGGGTTGATCGAATTGTTCGTTACATTTCAGATGCTTACAAGCAGGTTTTATGCTACGCGCAGGAACGACCGTTCCGTCCGCTTTTCTGTACTCTTTGCCCTGAACACGTGCGTTGTGGTTTATTGCTCGAAGATTTGGTTGCTTTTGCTTGACGCACTCAGGTGCCGTGTCGTTAAACCCGAGATCGCCCGGTTTTTCACCTTCTTCGTCTGAAATTgagcaaaaacataaaataatttgaaatgtagGTGAAGAAAATTATATCCTAACCTTCGTCGTCGTCACTTTCTTCGAATAGGATCGTTGTAGAATTAAAGCGCTCGTACATGTCCTCCAGAGCGAACTTATTAGAATCTTGGTCATTCCTGATGACGCTTATGTCACCGAAAGAAATCTCAGCGATGGGTTGACTTTGCTTGCGATTCGGCGTTGAATTTACAACTTTCTGCCTTTGATCAACCGGTGATCGCCGCGGGGAGTGGTCTCGGGATCGAGATGTAGAAACTGTCCCCGCTGAAGATCTGACCAGATCCAGTCGCTGGTCCACTAGCGAACGCTCCGCCAAGGAGACGACTCGGACGCGAGAAGTATTTCGGGATGATGATCCGGTGCCCTCCAGCTGCAGTGTGTTTGCGTTGTATCTCGATGTTTCCCGGGGTGTAGAAACCGTCCCCGCTGAAGATCTGACCAGATCCAGTCGCTGGTCCACTAGCGAACGCTCCGCCAAGGAGACGACTCGGACGCGAGAAGTATTTCGGGATGATGATCCGGCGCCCTCCAGCTGCAGTGTGTTTGCGTTGTATCTCGATGTTTCCCGGGGTGTAGAAACCGTCCCCGCTGAAGATCTGACCAGATCCAGTCGCTGGTCCACTAGCGAACGCTCCGCCATGGAGACGACTCGGACGCGAGAAGTATTTCGGGATGATGATCCGGCGCCCTCCAGCTGCAGTGTGTTTGCGTTGTATCTCGATGTTTCCCGGGGTGTAGAAACCGTCCCCGCTGAAGATCTGACCAGATCCTGTCGCTGGTCCACTAGTGAACGCTCCGCCAACGAGGTGTCTCGGAAGCTATTCCGCATACCCATACGAACACTGGTGTTTGATACTGGTGGCGATACCAGGAGTCCTGCTCGTGTGCGTTTTAATATGGAACTTCCGCTGCTGATGCTGCTATTCAGCGAACTCTGTCCCTTGCTCGAAATTAGCACTCCTGCCCGTGTGTTTTGGATGGTTGATGCTTCCGAGTAAACACTGGTGTCAAGCATAGAGCGCCTTTTCCTGGATTCGTGCTTCGTTCCTCCCGGATTTCCGGCCAAGCTCTGGTTCCAGAGACTTGGTTCCATTGCCGTCATTGTCGAGCAATCCGACACGAAGACGTCATTTACAGCCAGGCTGGAGGAGTCGGAAGACCACGGCGTCAAGCTCGAACCGTGGGTAGCTGTTAGCGTGGATGAATCCGAGTAGCTGAGCTCACTCGGTTCCGGCTCAATTTCTCCTTTGAGAACCATGTCAGCTGCCGCTGTTTATGAAGAAACAAGGATTATtactttttaatcaaaaaagctATTATCATTTCAAtagtttcaaaacaatattatcaACATCAGCGATATCAATATTATCTGCTCAAATCTCACCAAGTAGGGCTTCAAAACCTTCGAAATCCATCGTTGAGGGGTTCAGTTCAGACGACAGTATacagtttttgtaaaataaagaaTTTACATAGTTTTTCCGcttcaattttattgaaaaaccgACAAAGAACAAGTTTCGTCTTCAAAAGAAGTTAAACACAAAATTCGCCCCTTGAAAACACAAGGAACCAAACGGGCGAAAAAGTGACACTTTCTTGTTTTGACATTTGACTGCATACGCCCTTTTGTTTTTCGAACAGAAAATGTCGGATATTgtgaattttgagatttttcaaaGAGTTTTAGATAGTATTTCGTTAGTTAAACACACTTCTGGTGAAAACTCAATTTGTTTACAACAGagggtttcgcccttttgaaatgttgttattgagttccaaatcccacttttcatacgaatttttcagttcaacccatataaccatttttatggttgtagtacctgaactcaaaaaatcgtatgaaaagtgggatttggaactcaaaaaatcatgatttttggtatgggtgtagtatgattgttactatagaggagaaaatcgtgacgtcaggaatgaactcaaatcactcaaagttcattttgtgagtgacttgaacagtttggcctagtttgacagctacattgtccccagttttctgtgggagagaaaaggaggcgaacactttatgaaaatcatacctgtcaaaattcctagcctcaaaattttgtcgcgagttgcttttctcctctatagaggagaaaatcgtgacgtcacaaatgaactcaaatcactcagagttcattttgtgagtgactttagcATTTTGGCCTaatttgacagctacattgtccccagttttttgtgtgggagagaaaaggaggcgaatagtttatgaaaatcatacctgtcaaaattcctagcctcaaaattttgtcgcgagttgcttttctcctctatactgccgctctaatcgagtccgtcccatatgtaaaaacagcaagccgagaaaaacgcacgtcaatgttgtcccgcccataaggttacgtgttagaatttcacgaaaagtggattttcttcggttttctagaacaaagtactaaattgtattggtttttctgatagtttacatgatttcgaaccaaactgcatcattaccttAAAATTggcgaaattacatatgggacggactagcttcgagcggtAGTATAGGAACACATGAAACGACCATCAAACGATTTACGCATTTGACAGATTGTAACAGTTTGATATAGCCTTTCTTTGCCAGTCCTATtcgtttcaagatttttaaccTTTCCTTTCTGCGCCTTTCTTTGCCAGTCCTATtcgtttcaagatttttaatggTTCCACATCTACACAAGGAACTCTAACGAGAAAGCTTTCCATAATCCTTTTCAAGGGTGTGAACCTGCCTGTATTCATCTGCTCCTATTCAAAACGAGCTTCGCCGGGTTAGGGTAGTCGGCTAGACTCTGGTACCATTTACCCGAACTTTCTGTTCCAACTCTGAGCTGTTTACTCAACGAGGACAGCTTCTCGGCATCAATTTCTTCAGTGGTAGAGAGCCATCTTCTTTGATACGCTCGAGACCATTCTTCTCGCTAATCCCGGACGTGATTGAATAGCGCTGTAACTACTTCCCGCAGTTCCCCGAGCAAACAGGTACCAGGAAAATGCAGAAGTCAAACACTTTGCTAAATGCTTTCCCGCGCCTTAGACGGTGCCATTTGTCTAGCTTCTTGAACGATTTCTTTTACGAGCAGCAGCGCATGAATTCCGGCCAGAATTCCTGCCCCGGTAAATCGTTCCGACAGTCATTAGTGGAGCAATTTGCATCGGCTATATAGTGTGGAAGGCAGAGTTTCCCCAAGAACACGTCTTCTTGGATCACGTGAGGAGGAAAACTGTGGGCAGCGCGTTGGAGAAAGTGGTATTGCGACAGGATTAATTTATGGTTCAGGCGCGCCTTTCATGTTAATCGCCGACCTGTGTGAACACCACGTGGAGCCATTATGTCTGGTTCGTGGAAGAAATTGCTGAAAGTGATTCTAGTTTGGCAATCATTTGTTGGAAATTTCAACGGACATGAATTTATACATTTTATTACCTCACCTTAGTCACTTAAAACCTATCAGATTTTTGTGAACAAACGAAGAAATAACTTCATTTGGCAGACCGTATTAGATCACTCCATTATCATAATTTCTCATAAGCCATCCCACCAACTTCATTACAAGCCCTAAGCGAAGAATTGATCAATTATTCTGCCATCAAATTGGATTATCCTCTCAGTCACACAGCTGAGAGCACCCATTCGAGCGAGATTCGCCGTCATCACCTTGCCCTGAAGACGTTGCTCGCGGTACTAACGTTTAATGTATTCCGCTCAGATATTTTCCTTTATATCTCCAAGAATGGCATACCACCATATAACGCgttgataaaatatttattcatcGATACACTCATCTGATCTTCTTCCTTCTTCATCGAATCGCGCGACAGCAATCGAACAACGATGCCGCCAAGCTAAATCGCAAGGAATCTTACAAAGCCCAACGAAAGAATTACCGCCGCGAGAAGAAACGGGTAGCGTCGGAGCTGCTCAACTCCCTCCAGGATCCGGCCGTCATCGTCCTAGCGGACTGGTTGAAGGTAGGTTCCAGCACGACTCCCCGACCAGACTAGTTCTAATCCTCCTTTTCACCGTAGATCCGGGGCACGCTCAAGTCGTGGACGAAGCTGTGGTGCGTGCTGAAGCCGGGTCTGCTGTTTATCTACAAGAGTCCGAAGACCAAGAGCAGCCACTGGGTCGGTACGGTGCTGCTGACGTCCTGCCAGGTTATCgagcggcccagcaagaaggaTGGCTTCTGCTTCAAGCTGTTCCACCCGATGGACCAGACGATATGGGCCCCGCGGGGACCGGATAAGGAGACGATGGGTGAGGCTTTACTCTAAATCAATTGGCACTTCCCTGATCACCTCGATGTTTTGTCGTAATCGAGAAGCTAACCTAACGTTTTTTTGTAGGAGCCGTGGTTCAACCACTGCCCACGTCCTACCTGATCTTCCGGGCACCCAGTCAGGCCGCCGGCAAGTGCtggctggacgcgctggagctGTCACTGCGGTGTTCCGCCCTGCTGGTGCGGTCCGTTCCGGCCATCGACATGAGCGTTGTGGAAGACCTGGGAACGGCCAGCTCCACGCACGAGACCCAGTGGTCCGAAGCGGACTACGAGAAGCACTTTGACGAGCATGGTAAGTTTCCTGGAAGTTGTGAAACAATGCAAGGGTTCGGTGATTACCCAAGACCCCTTGATCTTTTCGCCCTGATCATTACTAATTCGGTTcctttttttcgttcgttttatttttctttcgtGTCTGAAATTTGCTTGCACCTCGCAAACTCGCAATCTCACTCATGATTCACGGTCGCTAATATTTTCCGCTGATTGGGCCATCTCTCGTTGTCGTTGTGTCCTCCTGTACTTGTGCTATCTAACCCCATCAAACCCCCCTGTTGGCTTACCCGGTACTACGTCCTGTCCCTGTAATTGGCACCACCCCGGCACGTACGCACAGTTCCCAAGTTGAAAGAGCACCTGAACTACCTGATGAAGTACCTCCCGCCGTCGCCGCCGGACAAGCGGAACCTCCCGGTAGTCTCGATCGAAAAGTCCCAACCCCGTAGTTCGTGTCCCTCGCCGACTCCCATCTTCCAGCAGCTGTACCTGGCGGTGGCCCATTGGGAGCGCTACCTGCGGGATTCGCCGGAACTGTTTCCGCGGTCACCTGGACGATTCGACGAGGACGATCAGCTGCGCTCCGGGATGCTTTCCCCGTCGGACGATGTTTTTGACGAAGCGGGCGATATTGACCGACGGCGCAGTTCGCTGCAGGTTGGGTTCTCTCCGGCGCGGCAAGTCCACATGACGCCGGGAGAAAAGCAACGTCGCCGAAGCAGCCCGGCAGAGTTTAGCAAAGCCAACTCGGGAATCACGATCCGGATCTCTGACGGTCAATATTGCATTGAGGGTGGAGTTGTTGTTTGATGATCTTAATTTTGAACCCATCGTAGTTGTTATCCGGTTAAAATCACATATCTCTAACTTGCGCTTGATTTTGTAGATTTGGACATCGATAGTCAGCCGGACCAGGGCACCCTAGTGATGTCGGCCGGCGAGTCCGACTCGGAGTCGGACATGGGCGAAGGCATGGTGGAGGTGGAGGAGTTCCCGGAGACGCCGTACGTGCACTCGCCGGAGGAGGAGTTTGGTGCGGTAAGCAAAAGCTCTGTTTCTGTTTGTGTAGCAGTACAATTTTCACAGGCGCTCGTTTTAGGCCGGTGAACAAGTGGAGGAACTTCCGGAGGAGCACAAAAGCCTAATCTGGTTCCTGGTGAAGCAGGTCCGACCCGGAATGGATCTGAGCAAGGTTGTACTGCCAACGTTTATTCTGGAGCCGCGCTCCTTTCTAGACAAACTTGCGGATTCGTACTACCATGCAGATCTTTTGTCAAAGTGAGTTCAGGGTCTGCTTGTTCCGAGTGtgaaaaatatgataaatatcTCCTTTCAGGGCCGTCTTGGAGGACGATCCCTTCACGCGAATGAAGACGGTAGTTCAGTGGTACCTGTCCGGGTTTTACAAGAAACCTAAAGGTCTTAAGAAACCGTACAATCCCATTCTGGGTGAAACGTTCCGCTGCTACTGGCAGCACGAGAATGGCAGCCGAACGTTCTACATTGCCGAGCAAGTCTCGCATCATCCTCCGATTTCGGTGTTTTATGTGACAAACCGACAGGACGGGTTCTGCATCAGTTGCAGCATTTTGGCCAAGTCCAAGTTCTACGGCAACAGCACGTCGGCGATTTTGGAGGGAGTGGCCACGTTGACGTTGCTGCCCCGGGGAGAGAGTTACACGCTGACGGTTCCGTACGCTCACTGCAAGGGTATTCTGATGGGAACACTTTCGATGGAGCTCGGTGGTAAGGTATCGGTGGAGTGTGAAAACACCGGCTACAAGACGGAGCTGGAGTTCAAGCTGAAGCCGTTCTTGGGAGGTAACGAGTACATCAACATAGTCACGGGTAAGCTAAAGCTCGGTAAGGAAACGCTAGCTAGCATCAACGGTCACTGGGACGGAGAGATTCGGATAAAGGACTCCCGAACGGGTGAAGATTCGGTCCTTTTCAATCCCACTACGGAAGTACGTGCCCAGCGGTTGAAGCGGTTCACCGTCCCAATGGAATCGCAGGGAACCAACGAATCGGAACGACTGTGGCAACATGTGGCCGCTGCGATCCGAAGGGACGACCAAGTCGGGGCGACCGAAGAAAAGACCGCCCTTGAGGAAGCTCAGCGAATCTCCGCCAAGGAAAGGAAGGCTACCTGCACTGAGTGGATTCCGGGCTTGTTCCAGCAGGATCTGGTCACCGGACAGGTACGGCGTGCGCCCGTCAATTCTTGTAGACTTTCTTTTCAAATGTATCTCCCTCCATAGTACCACTACAAGTATGCCGACCTCCGCCCTTGGGATCCGCGCAACGATCTTCGCCAATACGAGAGCAACTACCGGATACAGACAAAGACGCGCCACCAAGCACCGATGGTCCGGACGGCATCCGTCGTCAGCTCGGATCCGTTGAGTATTTTGCAGGTCGAATCGAGGGGCTCGCTGCGTAAGACCCGCGCTCTGACCGCGGGCGTGCTGAAGTCTCGTAAAATCTCGTCCAACACGTCCACGCCGGATCTAATCGATCCAAACTCGGACTCTAGTCACTCGAACGACGCCCACGACTCCGGGCTCTCCAACACGAGGTAGGTTTCCAAGCTCAACCTTCAACCTTTCAACCTATACAATCCAAACATCTTTCAGGGTTATTCAATCGCTGGACGATATCAACCGCAAGCTGGAGGAGCACTCGAAGAAGCTTTCGAAGCTGCAGCTGGACATGGACAAGATTTATTGGGCGCCTAAGAACCAGGGTGGTAGCGCCCTCGGCGGTTTCGTAAGTCCGACCACCTTGCGGGGGATCGCATTTGGAGTGTTGGCGCTGTTGTTGCAAATCTTTATCGCATGGTATCTAACGAAACGGTCACTAGCGGCAGCCGCCGGAAGTGGTTCCGGTGGTGCTGGCAGCACTGGTAGTCAATAGaatgttgttttgttttatattttctatTGGACATTTTCTGTGTAATTTTTAGTATCAAGAACAATCAATAATCGAAACAATTGCCAACTGCTGGAAGCAGGACAGTTTTGAAGGGTTTATTTAAGGGGAACAGGAGAGGAGAGTGGTGGATTAGAAATAACAGAATATTACTTTAAGTCAATAGCTAATCGCCGTTATATGACAGCtttcttaaatttccaatatttggtGGAAAACTTAATATAGCACACTTCATAGAGCTTCAACAtgttaaaataaacaaacttgTGATTTCTTATCAAACTTTCGAAAATAATAGATCACGATAAAATAAAGACTTTTCAGTAAATTTTGACAGAACTCTGTTCCAGCGTTCGATCGAAGCGATTCGTGTGACGTTTCTACTCGAACGCATCCcttcgggaccatccataaaccacgtggacacttttttgggaatttgatacccccccccccctcgtggacaattgctcatacttttttgtatggatcgtggacaatcgccatacccccccccccacccctaaagtgtccacgtggtttatggatggtcccttccgAGGGAAGTGCAATCGCAAGGTTTTATGCGAACGCTGGAATAACTCAGCGCATaataatgacaaaattgacagaaTCGTCTACTTACCTGGTGGCGAATAACCACATTCTCGGCTATAGTCACCTGAATCACATTAACAGCAACATCTACTTACCACTGCTCAGCACACAACACGATGTCAGCACTTCACTTACCTTTTGTTAGTTTTCATTGGCTCATCGATACCTTGATTCTGAACTCCGTTTTAGAAAAGCACATCCCAAACGCAATCGGTATTACTAGTTGGTCGATGGTAGTAAGCACAGAGTCGCACTTGAGCTGTTGCAGTCAAGACACCTACCCCTCTACTTAAACAGTCAAGATACAAACCATCAGCACGTATTCACCACTCTGACAAAGTAACTCCAGCTTTTAGCGGATATCCTGTGGAAAGCTTTGTCATTTCCTCCCTTCTTCCAAAACGTTATCTACTCTACATTCCGTTAGGTTTTTGACCTAAACATAAAGCATAGAGACAAAGCTCTTCATTTGCTGAGAATATCGAAGAATCTGTGGTTAGTGGGGTTGCAGAAGGACCTCTGTAGTGAAAaagaaacagtttaaaaaagcttgagcaaaaacaattaaatgaaGAATAAATTATTAGGTCATTGAATGAACAAATCAACACACTAACGCACTTACAACAATTAGTCACACGGTAATCGAATGCAATAAAGGATAAGATTGAAAGAGGACGGAGTGCAGTGCAGTGAGggaagagaagagaaaagttTAGGCTGGAGAATTGCGCCCACTAAAACTGTTTGAAACTTTGGGACGTTAACTGTGtaatatttcataatttgctTCCTAAGTTTACCAGTAAATCCTTGGTAGGTTCTACCTTACTTCATCCTACTTTAAGTGTATCTGTTAAGTGGAATTATATTGCATAACCGAAGGTTTCCTCCACCCCATCACAAAATGGTTCAAGTTTTGGTGTATATTGTGTAAAATGGTGAAAGCCACATAAAGTTTAAGTCAGGTAAATTTAAGTAAAGCACTAAATT
This is a stretch of genomic DNA from Culex pipiens pallens isolate TS chromosome 1, TS_CPP_V2, whole genome shotgun sequence. It encodes these proteins:
- the LOC120424661 gene encoding uncharacterized protein LOC120424661, with the translated sequence MDFEGFEALLAAADMVLKGEIEPEPSELSYSDSSTLTATHGSSLTPWSSDSSSLAVNDVFVSDCSTMTAMEPSLWNQSLAGNPGGTKHESRKRRSMLDTSVYSEASTIQNTRAGVLISSKGQSSLNSSISSGSSILKRTRAGLLVSPPVSNTSVRMGMRNSFRDTSLAERSLVDQRQDLVRSSAGTVSTPRETSRYNANTLQLEGAGSSSRNTSRVRVVSMAERSLVDQRLDLVRSSAGTVSTPRETSRYNANTLQLEGAGSSSRNTSRVRVVSLAERSLVDQRLDLVRSSAGTVSTPRETSRYNANTLQLEGTGSSSRNTSRVRVVSLAERSLVDQRLDLVRSSAGTVSTSRSRDHSPRRSPVDQRQKVVNSTPNRKQSQPIAEISFGDISVIRNDQDSNKFALEDMYERFNSTTILFEESDDDEDEEGEKPGDLGFNDTAPECVKQKQPNLRAINHNARVQGKEYRKADGTVVPARSIKPACKHLKCNEQFDQPAREMILKRFLELTLSGQNQLLSSYMDIDVTRHPQVVNSRRLFTRQYYLPSNGGRAKVCKLMFEATFDIGDKKSRIIADKKLAGLGIAADDLRKNNTCHKKIPEEHINFIKTHINSFPAYKSHYSSAKTEKLYLSCDLNIAKMYNLYIQKCKKQGLDAVHYNSYRLIFKQFKLSFRKPKMDTCNTCDKLAIRLKLAASETEAAKVQHEREEHQGKASAAYAEKKKDVAAAKGSPEIRTASFDLQKCLATPHLLCGTAFYSRQLWTLNLTIFSTCNGVNAAHCHMWDESLAKRGSQEIASCLLMDLCSMDEQIKLVTFYSDRCGGQNLNYVVCSTFLHFVEQCRSEGRDITIRHKFMTSGHSHMECDSIHASIEKAKKKCAVSIETPRDWAIFIGSINRKIPFNVIEMKQEEFRALKELKQVYKRPKKDSQGDKLCFKDICFFEFRSASPGLVHFKYAFDEDQYRCFRMAQEGASMATPGPIATEPLPLPSEKLEDLQKLLPFVTNKAYYETLLKSIVPKKRGRKPHNSVIDDFDGDLNDSVLFEHEQEEDDVDVE